A stretch of Phoenix dactylifera cultivar Barhee BC4 chromosome 16, palm_55x_up_171113_PBpolish2nd_filt_p, whole genome shotgun sequence DNA encodes these proteins:
- the LOC103710171 gene encoding BEL1-like homeodomain protein 7 isoform X1, with product MIHHYNHLFVQFVNLLSISKPRKRVMATFYSSSTNQMDVMPTFYTRDPGHASYPESSTASNMMYPRYSPSVPYSGKLTGNNQSQQNCIDPPVPASMISQDSFTGGADFASHLGERPYNALRDGRNEVLFMQTVGRSLTGVSDLVPSSVADDPHMGLHTQLGILNGQNLSLRQSNISTAQRQALSLSLGTQIPVPPFQFQPANSDISILSSHQSNLGDGRAFRDDICRNKLMHSNASPYDLSSFTSTIPNSRYLKVAQQLLDEVVNVQKALKQKTGRTQSLDNSVGATDSRDNDAESKGDGMSLNPQGSNDQSPTELSPSERQDLQNKMMKLLAMLDEVDRRHKQYYHQMQIVASSFDVVAGCGAAKPYTALALETISRQFRCLRDAISCQIRATKKSLGEKDSSNSKGGGISRLKYIDQQLKQQRAMQQLGMVQHNAWRPQRGLPETSVSVLRAWLFEHFLHPYPKDSEKLMLARQTGLTRSQISNWFINARVRLWKPMIEEMYKEEIGETEMDSNSSLENIPKSRDETGSSEEREHSKSPATEGCHTSQLNESSKSNISSMDAGGTAAGFPNEASADDTFMNLMLKDRQHDGGDCGLLHDAIARKSDGSGRLVGFQMAKLGRYRNGGVSLTLGLQHCDGCLPVSNGQQSFLGVRGQDVYSAAPPLEADATDYDCINSMDQRHRFGPSPLLHDFVA from the exons ATGATTCACCATTATAATCATCTGTTTGTACAGTTTGTAAATCTCTTATCCATCTCAAAACCAAGGAAGAGGGTAATGGCTACTTTCTACTCCAGCTCTACCAACCAAATGGATGTCATGCCAACCTTTTATACAAGGGACCCAGGACATGCATCATATCCTGAGTCCTCAACTGCAAGCAACATGATGTATCCACGCTATTCGCCTTCCGTTCCATATTCAGGCAAATTGACGGGCAATAACCAATCCCAACAAAACTGCATTGACCCTCCTGTTCCCGCCTCTATGATATCACAGGACTCATTTACAGGGGGGGCTGACTTTGCATCTCATCTTGGTGAACGCCCTTACAATGCTCTGAGGGATGGAAGGAATGAGGTGTTGTTCATGCAAACAGTTGGCAGGTCGCTGACTGGAGTCAGTGATCTGGTTCCCAGTTCAGTTGCTGATGATCCCCATATGGGTCTTCATACGCAGTTGGGCATTTTAAATGGCCAGAACTTGTCTTTGCGGCAGTCAAATATTTCGACTGCACAACGCCAGGCGTTATCTCTCAGCCTCGGCACACAGATTCCAGTTCCTCCATTTCAGTTCCAGCCTGCAAACTCAGACATCTCGATATTAAGTTCTCATCAGTCAAATTTGGGAGATGGCAGGGCATTTAGAGATGATATCTGTAGAAACAAGCTTATGCATTCAAATGCCTCTCCATATGACCTCTCGAGTTTCACAAGCACAATTCCAAACTCTAGATATCTCAAGGTGGCACAGCAGTTGCTTGATGAAGTTGTTAATGTCCAGAAGGCTTTGAAACAGAAAACAGGCAGAACTCAAAGTTTGGATAATTCTGTTGGTGCTACAGATAGCAGAGATAATGATGCAGAATCAAAGGGTGATGGGATGTCTTTAAATCCTCAAGGGTCCAATGATCAATCACCTACTGAACTCTCACCCTCCGAAAGGCAGGACCTACAGAACAAGATGATGAAGCTTCTGGCAATGTTGGATGAG GTTGACAGGAGACATAAACAGTATTACCATCAGATGCAAATAGTAGCGTCATCTTTTGATGTAGTTGCAGGGTGTGGGGCTGCTAAACCATACACTGCACTTGCCCTTGAAACAATATCTAGACAATTTCGCTGTCTGAGGGATGCTATTAGTTGTCAGATTCGAGCTACCAAAAAGAGCCTTGGAGAGAAAGATAGTTCCAATAGTAAGGGTGGTGGAATATCTCGCTTGAAATACATAGATCAGCAACTTAAGCAACAGAGGGCAATGCAGCAGCTTGGCATGGTTCAGCACAATGCCTGGAGACCACAAAGGGGGCTACCAGAAACCTCTGTTTCAGTATTACGTGCTTGGTTGTTTGAGCACTTCCTTCATCC TTACCCGAAGGATTCTGAGAAGCTAATGCTAGCAAGACAGACAGGCTTAACAAGGAGCCAG ATCTCAAACTGGTTCATAAATGCTCGTGTTCGCCTGTGGAAGCCTATGATTGAGGAGATGTATAAAGAAGAGATTGGTGAAACCGAGATGGATTCAAACTCCTCCTTGGAGAATATACCCAAAAGTAGAGATGAGACCGGATCCTCTGAGGAGAGGGAACACTCAAAAAGTCCTGCAACTGAAGGATGCCACACGAGCCAGCTCAATGAATCTTCTAAATCTAACATCTCCAGCATGGATGCGGGCGGGACAGCTGCTGGGTTTCCAAATGAGGCAAGTGCCGATGACACATTCATGAACCTCATGTTGAAGGACCGGCAGCATGACGGAGGGGACTGCGGCCTCCTCCATGATGCTATAGCCCGAAAATCCGACGGAAGTGGGAGGCTTGTTGGTTTTCAGATGGCTAAGTTGGGGAGGTACAGGAATGGCGGCGTGTCTCTCACATTGGGTTTGCAGCACTGCGATGGCTGTCTTCCTGTATCGAACGGTCAGCAGAGCTTCCTCGGGGTGAGAGGGCAAGATGTCTACAGTGCTGCTCCTCCTCTTGAGGCTGATGCCACAGATTATGACTGTATAAATTCGATGGACCAGCGCCACAGGTTTGGGCCATCACCTCTGCTGCATGATTTTGTGGCTTGA
- the LOC103710171 gene encoding BEL1-like homeodomain protein 7 isoform X2, with protein MATFYSSSTNQMDVMPTFYTRDPGHASYPESSTASNMMYPRYSPSVPYSGKLTGNNQSQQNCIDPPVPASMISQDSFTGGADFASHLGERPYNALRDGRNEVLFMQTVGRSLTGVSDLVPSSVADDPHMGLHTQLGILNGQNLSLRQSNISTAQRQALSLSLGTQIPVPPFQFQPANSDISILSSHQSNLGDGRAFRDDICRNKLMHSNASPYDLSSFTSTIPNSRYLKVAQQLLDEVVNVQKALKQKTGRTQSLDNSVGATDSRDNDAESKGDGMSLNPQGSNDQSPTELSPSERQDLQNKMMKLLAMLDEVDRRHKQYYHQMQIVASSFDVVAGCGAAKPYTALALETISRQFRCLRDAISCQIRATKKSLGEKDSSNSKGGGISRLKYIDQQLKQQRAMQQLGMVQHNAWRPQRGLPETSVSVLRAWLFEHFLHPYPKDSEKLMLARQTGLTRSQISNWFINARVRLWKPMIEEMYKEEIGETEMDSNSSLENIPKSRDETGSSEEREHSKSPATEGCHTSQLNESSKSNISSMDAGGTAAGFPNEASADDTFMNLMLKDRQHDGGDCGLLHDAIARKSDGSGRLVGFQMAKLGRYRNGGVSLTLGLQHCDGCLPVSNGQQSFLGVRGQDVYSAAPPLEADATDYDCINSMDQRHRFGPSPLLHDFVA; from the exons ATGGCTACTTTCTACTCCAGCTCTACCAACCAAATGGATGTCATGCCAACCTTTTATACAAGGGACCCAGGACATGCATCATATCCTGAGTCCTCAACTGCAAGCAACATGATGTATCCACGCTATTCGCCTTCCGTTCCATATTCAGGCAAATTGACGGGCAATAACCAATCCCAACAAAACTGCATTGACCCTCCTGTTCCCGCCTCTATGATATCACAGGACTCATTTACAGGGGGGGCTGACTTTGCATCTCATCTTGGTGAACGCCCTTACAATGCTCTGAGGGATGGAAGGAATGAGGTGTTGTTCATGCAAACAGTTGGCAGGTCGCTGACTGGAGTCAGTGATCTGGTTCCCAGTTCAGTTGCTGATGATCCCCATATGGGTCTTCATACGCAGTTGGGCATTTTAAATGGCCAGAACTTGTCTTTGCGGCAGTCAAATATTTCGACTGCACAACGCCAGGCGTTATCTCTCAGCCTCGGCACACAGATTCCAGTTCCTCCATTTCAGTTCCAGCCTGCAAACTCAGACATCTCGATATTAAGTTCTCATCAGTCAAATTTGGGAGATGGCAGGGCATTTAGAGATGATATCTGTAGAAACAAGCTTATGCATTCAAATGCCTCTCCATATGACCTCTCGAGTTTCACAAGCACAATTCCAAACTCTAGATATCTCAAGGTGGCACAGCAGTTGCTTGATGAAGTTGTTAATGTCCAGAAGGCTTTGAAACAGAAAACAGGCAGAACTCAAAGTTTGGATAATTCTGTTGGTGCTACAGATAGCAGAGATAATGATGCAGAATCAAAGGGTGATGGGATGTCTTTAAATCCTCAAGGGTCCAATGATCAATCACCTACTGAACTCTCACCCTCCGAAAGGCAGGACCTACAGAACAAGATGATGAAGCTTCTGGCAATGTTGGATGAG GTTGACAGGAGACATAAACAGTATTACCATCAGATGCAAATAGTAGCGTCATCTTTTGATGTAGTTGCAGGGTGTGGGGCTGCTAAACCATACACTGCACTTGCCCTTGAAACAATATCTAGACAATTTCGCTGTCTGAGGGATGCTATTAGTTGTCAGATTCGAGCTACCAAAAAGAGCCTTGGAGAGAAAGATAGTTCCAATAGTAAGGGTGGTGGAATATCTCGCTTGAAATACATAGATCAGCAACTTAAGCAACAGAGGGCAATGCAGCAGCTTGGCATGGTTCAGCACAATGCCTGGAGACCACAAAGGGGGCTACCAGAAACCTCTGTTTCAGTATTACGTGCTTGGTTGTTTGAGCACTTCCTTCATCC TTACCCGAAGGATTCTGAGAAGCTAATGCTAGCAAGACAGACAGGCTTAACAAGGAGCCAG ATCTCAAACTGGTTCATAAATGCTCGTGTTCGCCTGTGGAAGCCTATGATTGAGGAGATGTATAAAGAAGAGATTGGTGAAACCGAGATGGATTCAAACTCCTCCTTGGAGAATATACCCAAAAGTAGAGATGAGACCGGATCCTCTGAGGAGAGGGAACACTCAAAAAGTCCTGCAACTGAAGGATGCCACACGAGCCAGCTCAATGAATCTTCTAAATCTAACATCTCCAGCATGGATGCGGGCGGGACAGCTGCTGGGTTTCCAAATGAGGCAAGTGCCGATGACACATTCATGAACCTCATGTTGAAGGACCGGCAGCATGACGGAGGGGACTGCGGCCTCCTCCATGATGCTATAGCCCGAAAATCCGACGGAAGTGGGAGGCTTGTTGGTTTTCAGATGGCTAAGTTGGGGAGGTACAGGAATGGCGGCGTGTCTCTCACATTGGGTTTGCAGCACTGCGATGGCTGTCTTCCTGTATCGAACGGTCAGCAGAGCTTCCTCGGGGTGAGAGGGCAAGATGTCTACAGTGCTGCTCCTCCTCTTGAGGCTGATGCCACAGATTATGACTGTATAAATTCGATGGACCAGCGCCACAGGTTTGGGCCATCACCTCTGCTGCATGATTTTGTGGCTTGA
- the LOC103710173 gene encoding BEL1-like homeodomain protein 11 has translation MVSQEFANRSASSVLRRCITSDMDDHHRIHCGDLGSALYCDGKDQNDLIQLSMPSDFQSPGEQFFGLTDMLHNQRSEDSELGRRHLVNCQAEKRNNFHGFMYGCQNRLSLTLGSHPFSDVLSPNQYKQTQLNSMSSNYTLAREDSAEFHPQSAKHARDDYMFCECEKTSSGDNTSNPADCMSCLTTAFQNSPYLKPAQELLDEVVCVSNAVEQSSNKQSRKHMAAGMTDRISGRSFQARERMNNHEVNTRWTNHYSSEKENDAQVRITKLVALLDELESRYEQYFSRMDQVVSSFEVVAGSGAAASYTALTIQAMSRHFSHLRDSIVAQIHASRESQFEDIPISRHKFSEESTGQKGETLRHLGMIQIRQVWRPLRGLPENSVAVLRAWLFEHFLHPYPDDSEKLMLASKTGLTRNQISNWFINARVRLWKPMIEEMYREEFAEESGSSNPSS, from the exons ATGGTTTCACAAGAGTTTGCAAATCGGTCAGCCTCCAGCGTTTTACGCCGATGCATTACCTCAGATATGGATGATCACCATCGAATTCATTGTGGAGATCTTGGCAGTGCATTGTATTGCGATGGAAAGGACCAGAATGACTTGATTCAACTTAGCATGCCATCTGATTTCCAGTCACCTGGGGAACAATTTTTTGGACTAACTGACATGCTTCATAATCAAAGATCGGAGGATTCTGAGTTAGGACGGAGACATTTGGTGAATTGTCAAGCTGAGAAGAGGAACAATTTCCATGGTTTTATGTATGGCTGTCAGAATAGATTATCACTAACTCTTGGTTCTCACCCCTTCTCTGATGTGTTGAGTCCAAACCAGTATAAGCAGACACAACTAAATAGCATGTCTTCAAACTACACACTTGCTAGAGAAGATTCAGCAGAGTTTCATCCCCAAAGTGCTAAACATGCAAGGGATGACTACATGTTCTGTGAATGTGAAAAAACTAGCAGTGGTGATAATACCTCAAACCCTGCTGATTGTATGTCATGTTTAACCACTGCTTTTCAAAATTCACCATACCTGAAGCCAGCCCAAGAGTTGCTTGATGAAGTTGTGTGCGTAAGCAATGCAGTGGAGCAAAGTTCAAATAAGCAATCGAGGAAACATATGGCAGCTGGAATGACTGATAGGATTAGCGGCCGATCTTTTCAAGCGCGAGAAAGGATGAACAATCATGAAGTAAACACAAGATGGACAAATCATTACTCATCAGAGAAGGAAAATGATGCTCAGGTCAGGATCACCAAGCTTGTTGCTTTGTTGGATGAG CTTGAGAGTCGATATGAGCAGTATTTCAGCCGCATGGACCAAGTGGTGTCATCATTTGAGGTCGTAGCAGGCTCAGGAGCTGCTGCATCCTACACTGCCCTCACAATCCAAGCAATGTCTCGACACTTCTCCCACCTCAGGGATTCGATAGTCGCTCAAATACATGCTTCAAGGGAATCTCAGTTTGAAGACATACCAATTTCGCGACATAAATTTTCCGAAGAGAGCACTGGACAAAAGGGAGAGACTCTACGGCACCTAGGAATGATCCAAATCCGACAAGTTTGGAGACCACTAAGAGGATTACCAGAAAACTCAGTTGCAGTCCTTCGAGCTTGGCTTTTCGAACATTTTCTTCACCC CTACCCAGATGACAGTGAGAAGCTTATGCTGGCTTCAAAGACGGGCTTAACCAGAAACCAA ATTTCAAACTGGTTCATAAATGCGCGTGTCCGTCTGTGGAAGCCAATGATTGAAGAGATGTACAGAGAGGAGTTTGCAGAGGAATCTGGGAGTTCAAACCCATCTTCTTAA